In the Sus scrofa isolate TJ Tabasco breed Duroc chromosome 6, Sscrofa11.1, whole genome shotgun sequence genome, one interval contains:
- the TSSK3 gene encoding testis-specific serine/threonine-protein kinase 3 — MEDFLLSNGYQLGKTIGEGTYSKVKEAVSKKHQRKVAIKIIDKMGGPEEFIQRFLPRELQIVRTLDHKNIIQVYEMLESADGKIYLVMELAEGGDVFDCVLNGGPLPESRARALFRQMVEAIRYCHGCGVAHRDLKCENALLQGFNLKLTDFGFAKVLPKSCRELSQTFCGSTAYAAPEVLQGIPHDSKKGDIWSMGVVLYVMLCASLPFDDTDIPKMLWQQQKGVSFPTHLGISAECQDLLKRLLEPDMTLRPSIEEVSWHPWLAST; from the exons ATGGAGGACTTTCTGCTCTCCAATGGGTACCAGCTGGGCAAGACCATTGGGGAAGGGACCTACTCAAAAGTCAAGGAAGCAGTTTCcaaaaaacaccaaagaaaagTGGCAATTAAAATTATAGACAAGATGGGAGGGCCAGAAG AGTTTATCCAGAGATTCCTGCCTCGGGAGCTCCAGATTGTCCGTACCCTGGACCACAAGAACATCATTCAAGTGTATGAGATGCTGGAGTCTGCTGACGGGAAAATCTACCTGGTAATGGAGCTGGCTGAAGGAGGGGATGTCTTTGACTGCGTGCTGAATGGAGGGCCACTGCCTGAAAGCCGGGCCAGGGCCCTCTTCCGTCAGATGGTCGAGGCCATCCGctactgccatggctgtggtgtggcccacCGGGACCTCAAATGCGAGAACGCCTTGTTGCAGGGTTTCAACCTGAAGCTGACAGACTTTGGCTTCGCCAAGGTGTTGCCCAAGTCATGCCGGGAGCTGAGCCAGACCTTCTGCGGCAGCACAGCCTATGCCGCCCCCGAGGTACTGCAGGGTATTCCCCACGATAGCAAGAAAGGGGACATCTGGAGCATGGGCGTGGTCCTGTACGTCATGCTCTGTGCCAGCCTACCTTTTGATGACACAGACATCCCCAAGatgctgtggcagcagcagaaaGGGGTGTCCTTCCCCACTCATCTGGGCATCTCAGCCGAATGCCAGGACTTGCTGAAGCGGCTCCTGGAACCAGACATGACCCTCCGGCCTTCAATTGAAGAAGTTAGTTGGCATCCATGGCTAGCAAGCACTTGA
- the FAM229A gene encoding protein FAM229A — translation MQPSPSTPGNGRAADTCPDPPGPERPPVARARAAASGLGPVSASGRAPRGLDMSAQEPPQGRRFPIEAGDSPGLAAAPESQDSPEPVATEHNPVRPLRRCPGCHCLTLLHVPIDVYLAMGGSPRARAT, via the exons ATGCAGCCTTCCCCTTCGACGCCCGGGAACGGACGCGCAGCAGACACCTGCCCGGATCCGCCTGGACCGGAGCGTCCTCCCGTGGCCAGGGCTCGGGCAGCTGCTTCCGGCCTGGGACCGGTCTCGGCCTCCGGCAG AGCGCCCCGGGGCCTGGACATGAGTGCCCAGGAGCCCCCTCAGGGTCGAAGATTCCCCATTGAGGCTGGAGACTCCCCCGGCCTTGCCGCCGCCCCTGAGTCCCAGGACAGCCCGGAGCCTGTAGCTACGGAGCACAACCCGGTCAG GCCGCTTCGACGCTGCCCCGGTTGCCACTGCCTGACGCTGCTGCACGTGCCCATCGACGTCTACCTGGCCATGGGCGGGAGCCCCCGGGCCCGCGCCACCTGA